A stretch of the Gracilinanus agilis isolate LMUSP501 chromosome 4, AgileGrace, whole genome shotgun sequence genome encodes the following:
- the LOC123243889 gene encoding zinc finger protein 239-like gives MGKSNTPTRSQGKLIGHERSDTEEKPFKCLDCGKRFGRSTHLSLHRRTHTGEKPYKCGDCGRCFSDGSALIRHQRIHTGERPYKCKECGKCFGRSSHLELHQRTHLGEKPYKCPECGKGFRDSSGLARHKGIHTGASPYKCGTCSKSFNDSSAFIRHQRIHTGEKPYVCVECGKSFSDSSNFHLVIHQRTHTGEKPYQCSDCGKSFNQRSGLIIHQTTHTGQKPFSCSKCGKSFGHHSYLLKHQRTHFREFPEKPLE, from the exons ATGGGTAAATCCAACACTCCAACAAGGAGCCAAGGAAAATTAATTGGTCATGAGAGATCTGACACAGAGGAAAAGCCATTTAAGTGCCTGGACTGTGGAAAACGCTTTGGCCGAAGCACTCATCTCAGTCTTCATCGGAGGACTCATACTGGTGAAAAGCCCTATAAATGTGGGGATTGTGGTCGGTGCTTTAGTGATGGTTCTGCCCTCATCCGCCATCAGCGGATCCACACAGGTGAAAGGCCCTACAAGTGTAAGGAGTGTGGAAAATGCTTTGGTCGCAGCTCGCATCTAGAGCTGCATCAGCGAACCCACCTTGGAGAAAAGCCCTACAAGTGCCCTGAGTGTGGCAAAGGGTTCCGGGACAGTTCAGGTTTGGCCAGACACAAGGGCATCCATACAGGTGCCAGTCCCTATAAATGTGGTACATGTAGCAAGAGTTTTAATGACAGCTCAGCTTTCATCCGTCATCAGCGCATCCATACTGGTGAAAAGCCTTATGTGTGTGTGGAGTGTGGTAAGAGTTTTAGCGATAGTTCCAACTTCC ACCTTGTCATACACCAGAGGACACACACTGGTGAGAAGCCTTACCAGTGCAGTGACTGTGGCAAGAGCTTCAACCAGAGGTCTGGCCTCATTATCCACCAAACAACTCACACAGGGCAGAAACCCTTCAGCTGTAGCAAGTGTGGGAAGAGTTTTGGGCACCATTCATATCTCTTGAAGCATCAGAGGACTCATTTTAGAGAGTTCCCAGAGAAACCCCTAGAATAG